From one Bacteroides eggerthii genomic stretch:
- a CDS encoding CCA tRNA nucleotidyltransferase produces MIELTTEELKQRFSDNIFGRISETADELGLECYVVGGYVRDIFLQRPSKDIDVVVVGSGIAMAEALAKRLGRGAHLSVFKNFGTAQLKYHGTEVEFVGARKESYTHDSRKPVVEDGSLEDDQNRRDFTINALAVCLNRQRYGELVDPFGGMEDMREKTIRTPLDPDITFSDDPLRMMRCIRFATQLNFYIDDDTFESLCRNKERISIISRERIADELNKILLSPVPSKGLIDLDRSGLLQLIFPELVALQGVETRNGRAHKDNFYHTLEVLDNISKKTDNLWLRWAALLHDIAKPATKRWEPRAGWTFHNHNFIGEKMIPEIFRRMKLPMNEKMKYVQKLVSLHMRPIVIADDVVTDSAVRRLLFEAGDDIDDLMTLCEADITSKNMERKQRFLNNFQLVRQKLKDLEERDRIRNFQPPVSGEEIMKTFNLPPCRQVGALKSAIKDAILDGVIPNDYEAARAFMLQRAEKMGLK; encoded by the coding sequence ATGATTGAATTGACAACAGAAGAGCTGAAACAGCGTTTCAGTGACAATATATTCGGACGGATTTCCGAGACGGCAGATGAACTGGGACTGGAATGTTACGTGGTAGGCGGCTACGTGCGCGACATTTTCCTGCAACGCCCTTCCAAAGATATTGATGTGGTAGTGGTGGGCAGCGGCATTGCAATGGCGGAGGCGCTTGCCAAACGCTTGGGGCGTGGTGCACACCTTTCTGTTTTCAAGAATTTCGGTACGGCGCAACTGAAGTATCATGGTACGGAAGTGGAGTTTGTGGGCGCCCGCAAGGAGTCCTACACGCACGATTCGCGCAAGCCGGTTGTGGAAGACGGTTCGTTGGAGGACGACCAGAACCGCCGGGACTTCACTATCAATGCCTTGGCGGTCTGCCTCAACAGGCAGCGTTATGGAGAGCTGGTGGATCCTTTCGGAGGAATGGAGGACATGCGTGAAAAGACCATCCGCACGCCGCTCGATCCGGACATTACCTTCAGTGACGACCCCTTGCGTATGATGCGTTGCATCCGCTTTGCCACCCAACTGAATTTCTATATCGACGATGACACCTTCGAGTCTTTGTGCCGCAACAAGGAGCGCATCTCTATCATATCCAGGGAGCGCATTGCGGATGAGCTGAACAAGATATTGCTGTCTCCCGTCCCGTCCAAAGGGCTGATAGACTTGGACCGTTCCGGACTGTTGCAGCTCATCTTCCCGGAGCTGGTTGCCTTGCAAGGCGTTGAAACCCGTAACGGCAGGGCGCATAAGGATAATTTCTACCATACGCTCGAAGTGCTCGATAATATAAGTAAGAAGACCGACAACCTATGGCTTCGTTGGGCAGCCCTGCTTCACGACATTGCCAAGCCGGCAACCAAGCGTTGGGAGCCTCGTGCCGGGTGGACGTTCCACAACCACAACTTCATTGGTGAGAAGATGATTCCTGAGATTTTTCGCAGGATGAAGCTCCCGATGAATGAGAAAATGAAGTATGTACAGAAGCTCGTGAGCCTGCACATGCGTCCCATTGTGATAGCCGATGATGTGGTGACGGACTCGGCTGTACGCCGCCTTTTGTTTGAGGCGGGCGATGACATAGACGACCTTATGACCCTGTGCGAGGCCGATATCACTTCCAAGAACATGGAGCGTAAGCAACGCTTCCTGAACAACTTCCAACTGGTGCGCCAGAAGCTGAAGGACTTGGAGGAGCGCGACCGCATCCGTAACTTCCAGCCTCCTGTCAGCGGTGAGGAGATTATGAAAACATTCAATCTGCCGCCCTGCCGGCAAGTGGGCGCATTGAAAAGCGCTATCAAGGATGCCATATTGGACGGCGTCATTCCCAATGACTACGAGGCTGCACGCGCATTTATGCTGCAACGGGCGGAAAAG
- a CDS encoding RagB/SusD family nutrient uptake outer membrane protein, producing the protein MNTSIKNIAAFTAGLLFVLSSCSGDFLDHKPTDAVDSGIVPVPSNAGRIFNGAWYNLFEYSSTYANIGYRALMLQDDMMADDVVSRPMYGFNSSYQFNDVVMPANNRTAFAWYLMYRTIDNCNTAISITATGDDDTPDFRYSQGQAYALRAFCYLHLAQHYQFTYLKDPAAPAVPLYTEPTVSTTKPKGKATLEELYTQIFKDLNRAKELLKGYVRPDDNSKFKPDVSVVNGLLARACLLTGQWGGAADAALEAAKGYALMTDAKTYMGFNDLSNTEWMWGHPQSVSQSDASYNFYYIDVVTPDAYNSFMADPHFMDLFEAGDIRLDLFQWMREGYLGYRKFRIRADQTGDIVVMRSAEMYLIAAEALAREGQLGEAVKPLNTLRNARGLADYDLTGKTQEQLIGDILLERRRELWGEGFGITDILRTQRAVAREALTKEEAEKKYDCWQQDGSYKEYNPEGHWFTSFPDGTRFVPNSTYYLYSIPEKETNANPNL; encoded by the coding sequence ATGAATACTTCAATAAAAAATATAGCGGCTTTTACGGCCGGGCTGTTGTTCGTCCTGTCTTCGTGCAGCGGCGATTTTCTCGACCACAAACCTACGGATGCGGTGGATTCGGGCATTGTTCCCGTACCTTCCAATGCAGGGCGCATATTCAACGGGGCATGGTACAACCTGTTTGAGTACAGCAGTACGTATGCCAATATCGGCTATCGCGCCTTGATGTTGCAGGATGACATGATGGCGGATGATGTGGTGTCGCGCCCTATGTACGGCTTCAACTCTTCCTATCAGTTTAATGATGTGGTGATGCCTGCCAATAACCGTACCGCATTTGCGTGGTATCTGATGTACAGGACTATTGACAACTGCAACACAGCCATTTCCATTACGGCTACCGGTGATGACGACACACCCGACTTCCGCTACTCCCAGGGACAGGCCTATGCTTTGCGGGCTTTTTGTTACCTGCATCTGGCGCAGCACTACCAGTTTACGTATTTAAAAGATCCCGCTGCTCCGGCTGTTCCGCTCTATACCGAACCCACTGTTTCCACAACAAAGCCCAAGGGCAAGGCCACTTTGGAGGAGTTGTACACGCAGATTTTCAAAGACCTGAATAGGGCTAAAGAGCTTCTTAAGGGCTATGTCCGTCCGGATGACAACTCTAAGTTCAAGCCCGATGTGAGTGTTGTCAATGGGTTGTTGGCGCGTGCCTGTCTGCTCACCGGGCAATGGGGCGGGGCTGCCGATGCTGCACTTGAGGCTGCCAAGGGATATGCCCTGATGACAGATGCCAAAACCTATATGGGCTTCAATGATTTGTCCAACACCGAGTGGATGTGGGGGCATCCGCAGTCCGTAAGCCAGTCCGATGCCAGCTATAATTTCTATTATATTGATGTGGTGACTCCCGATGCGTATAATAGTTTCATGGCCGACCCGCATTTTATGGATCTGTTCGAAGCCGGAGATATTCGTCTGGACCTGTTCCAGTGGATGCGTGAAGGGTATCTGGGCTACCGGAAATTCCGCATACGTGCCGACCAGACCGGGGACATTGTCGTGATGCGTTCCGCCGAAATGTATCTGATTGCCGCCGAGGCGCTGGCGCGTGAGGGACAATTGGGAGAGGCCGTAAAGCCGCTGAACACATTGCGCAACGCACGCGGCCTTGCCGATTACGACCTGACGGGCAAAACGCAGGAGCAGCTCATCGGTGATATCTTGCTGGAACGCCGTCGCGAACTGTGGGGCGAAGGATTTGGCATTACCGACATATTGCGCACCCAGCGTGCCGTTGCGCGTGAAGCCTTGACGAAAGAAGAAGCGGAGAAAAAGTATGATTGCTGGCAGCAGGACGGCTCTTATAAAGAGTATAATCCCGAAGGGCACTGGTTTACTTCCTTCCCCGACGGAACGAGGTTTGTGCCGAACAGTACCTATTATCTGTATTCCATTCCGGAGAAAGAAACGAATGCAAATCCCAACTTATAG
- a CDS encoding SusC/RagA family TonB-linked outer membrane protein, translated as MNNKLRFFLTSLFILFVVALRAAATGDIRVSGVVMSEGEPLPGASVLVKGTHNGTVTDVDGRYTLTVPADATLVFSFIGLKTTEQKVNGRSVVDAELLPDSEQLDEVMVVAYATAKKYSFTGAASTVKGSEIAKMQVSNVSRALEGTVSGLQASAPSGQPGTDAEIRIRGIGSINASSAPLYVVDGVPFDGSINSINPEDIASLTVLKDAASAALYGSRGANGVIIITTKQGQTDSKTTVSIKASFGGSNRAIRDYDRIGTDQYFELYWEALRNQYALNTDKYTPQTAAAQASKDLVGKLMGGGPNPYGAGYPQPVGTDGKLVDGAVPLWNVDWQKEMEQQALRTEIGVNVSGGGKTNQYYFSAGYLDDKGIALESGYQRFNLRSNISSEITRWLRGGVNMSYAHSVQNYPVSSDTKTSNVINAGRLMADFYPMYEMNVDGTYKLDSEGHRIYDFGSYRPSGSMANWNLPATLPNDKSERMRDEFSGRTFLEVTPVEGLKFKTSFNFDLTDYNTLDYTNPKIGPAVNTGGGASRSYTRTFSWTWNNIVTYDKTLGEHHFNVLAGQEAYSYRYDVLQASRSNMAVPDMPELAVGSLVTAGTGYRIDYSLLGYLVSGQYDYRNKYFFSASYRRDGSSRFAPDTRWGNFWSLGASWRVDREEFMQNTADWLSALTLKASYGAQGNDNLGTYYASSGLYSIVSQAGENALVSDRLATPDLKWETNLNLNVGIDFSLFNNRFSGSFDFFQRRSKDLLYSRPLATSLGYTSMDENIGALKNTGFEIDLKGTLIHTRDFMWRMGLNLTHYKNVVTELPLDDMPVTGVTRLKVGRSVYDFYLREWAGVDPANGDPLWYKNVKDAQGNITGRTTTNDYAQADYYYVDKSSLPKVYGGFNTAFAYKGFELSAIFAYSIGGYIVDRDVTMLWSNGSNPGRAWSTEILKRWTPENRDTDVPALRTVSNNWNSNSTRNLFNNSYLRMKNITLSYDFPQPLIKKVSLNSLQLFVQADNLLTFSKNQGLDPEQGITGLTYYRYPAMRSISGGINVSF; from the coding sequence ATGAATAATAAACTGCGTTTTTTCCTGACTTCACTGTTTATACTCTTCGTGGTAGCGCTGCGTGCCGCAGCAACCGGTGATATTCGGGTTTCGGGCGTTGTGATGTCGGAAGGCGAGCCTCTGCCGGGAGCGTCGGTGCTGGTGAAGGGAACCCACAACGGGACAGTGACCGATGTTGACGGGAGATATACCCTTACAGTGCCGGCAGACGCTACATTGGTCTTTAGCTTTATCGGTTTGAAAACCACAGAACAGAAAGTAAACGGGCGTTCGGTTGTCGATGCTGAACTGCTCCCGGACAGTGAGCAACTGGATGAAGTAATGGTGGTGGCCTATGCCACTGCCAAGAAGTATAGTTTCACAGGGGCGGCTTCCACCGTAAAAGGAAGCGAAATCGCCAAGATGCAAGTGTCCAACGTGTCGCGGGCACTCGAAGGTACGGTGTCCGGCCTTCAGGCCAGTGCGCCCAGCGGCCAGCCGGGTACGGATGCGGAGATACGCATCCGCGGCATCGGTTCTATCAATGCTTCGAGCGCTCCGCTTTATGTGGTGGACGGTGTGCCTTTCGACGGCAGCATCAACTCCATTAATCCGGAAGACATCGCTTCATTGACGGTTTTGAAGGATGCTGCTTCGGCTGCTCTTTACGGCTCCCGCGGGGCGAATGGGGTGATTATCATAACCACTAAGCAGGGACAGACCGATTCGAAAACTACGGTCAGCATCAAAGCCAGTTTCGGAGGCTCCAACCGCGCCATACGCGATTACGACCGCATTGGCACTGACCAGTATTTTGAGCTCTACTGGGAGGCGCTGCGCAATCAGTATGCTTTGAATACGGACAAATATACTCCGCAGACAGCCGCAGCGCAGGCTTCAAAAGATTTGGTGGGCAAGCTGATGGGTGGCGGCCCAAATCCTTACGGAGCCGGCTATCCGCAGCCGGTGGGCACAGACGGCAAACTGGTTGACGGAGCTGTTCCGCTTTGGAATGTGGACTGGCAGAAAGAAATGGAACAACAGGCCCTGCGTACGGAAATTGGGGTGAATGTCTCCGGAGGCGGAAAGACCAACCAGTACTATTTCTCGGCCGGCTATCTGGACGACAAAGGCATTGCGCTTGAGTCCGGTTACCAACGTTTCAACCTGCGCTCCAACATTTCCAGTGAAATAACCCGTTGGCTGCGTGGCGGCGTGAATATGAGCTATGCCCACTCTGTGCAGAACTATCCGGTTTCGTCCGATACCAAGACCAGCAATGTGATTAATGCCGGACGCCTGATGGCCGACTTCTATCCGATGTACGAGATGAATGTTGACGGCACGTACAAACTGGACTCGGAGGGACACCGCATTTATGATTTCGGGTCCTACCGTCCTTCCGGCTCTATGGCCAACTGGAATTTGCCGGCTACCCTGCCCAATGACAAATCCGAGCGTATGCGGGATGAGTTTTCGGGACGTACTTTCCTTGAAGTGACTCCGGTGGAGGGGCTGAAGTTCAAGACCAGCTTCAACTTCGACCTGACAGACTATAATACACTGGATTATACCAATCCCAAGATAGGCCCTGCCGTCAATACGGGGGGCGGAGCAAGCCGCAGCTATACCCGTACCTTCTCTTGGACTTGGAACAACATTGTGACGTACGATAAGACCCTCGGTGAGCATCATTTCAACGTTCTTGCCGGGCAGGAGGCCTACTCATACCGTTATGACGTGTTGCAGGCATCCCGCAGCAATATGGCTGTGCCGGATATGCCGGAACTGGCTGTCGGCTCACTTGTAACTGCGGGTACGGGCTATCGCATTGACTACTCATTGCTGGGATATCTGGTGAGTGGGCAGTATGACTACCGGAACAAGTATTTCTTCTCCGCTTCCTATCGCCGCGACGGTTCATCCCGTTTTGCGCCCGACACTCGTTGGGGAAACTTCTGGTCGCTGGGAGCTTCATGGCGTGTCGATCGTGAAGAGTTTATGCAGAATACCGCCGACTGGCTTTCTGCCTTGACCCTGAAAGCCAGTTATGGAGCGCAGGGCAATGATAATTTGGGCACCTACTATGCCAGCAGCGGACTCTACTCCATTGTTTCGCAGGCGGGTGAGAACGCTTTGGTGTCCGACCGTCTCGCAACGCCCGACTTGAAATGGGAGACCAACCTGAACCTGAATGTCGGCATTGACTTTTCATTGTTCAACAACCGCTTCTCCGGTTCGTTCGATTTCTTCCAGCGACGCTCCAAGGATCTGCTGTATTCCCGTCCTTTGGCCACCTCTTTGGGTTACACCTCGATGGACGAGAACATCGGTGCGTTGAAAAACACCGGTTTTGAGATAGATCTTAAAGGCACGCTTATACATACTCGTGACTTCATGTGGCGCATGGGGCTTAACCTCACGCACTACAAGAATGTGGTGACCGAACTTCCGCTCGATGACATGCCTGTGACGGGAGTCACCCGCTTGAAGGTGGGACGCTCGGTGTATGACTTCTATCTGCGCGAATGGGCAGGGGTGGACCCTGCCAACGGCGATCCGCTGTGGTATAAGAATGTAAAGGATGCGCAAGGAAATATTACCGGACGCACCACCACCAACGATTATGCCCAAGCTGATTATTATTATGTGGACAAGTCATCGCTGCCTAAGGTTTACGGCGGTTTTAATACGGCTTTCGCATACAAGGGTTTTGAGTTGTCGGCCATCTTCGCATACAGCATAGGCGGGTATATTGTGGATCGTGACGTTACGATGTTGTGGAGCAATGGGAGCAATCCCGGACGCGCCTGGTCCACCGAGATCCTGAAACGCTGGACACCGGAAAACCGCGATACGGACGTGCCCGCTTTGAGGACAGTGTCCAACAACTGGAATTCCAATTCTACCCGCAACCTGTTTAATAATTCCTATTTGCGGATGAAGAACATCACGCTCTCCTACGACTTTCCGCAGCCGCTGATAAAGAAGGTCAGCCTGAACAGCCTGCAACTCTTCGTACAGGCGGACAACCTGCTGACTTTCTCTAAAAATCAGGGATTGGACCCGGAGCAGGGCATTACGGGGTTGACTTACTATCGTTACCCTGCCATGCGCTCCATTTCCGGCGGAATCAATGTTTCATTCTAA
- a CDS encoding response regulator codes for MEIENQSVDYRPLILVAEDDDSNFKLIKAIIGKKCEVQWARNGEEIVSLFLENRDKADAILMDIKMPVMNGLDATQRIRREGGTLPIIMQTAYAFSSDRENAMNAGASEVLVKPITLSTLRNCLSSYLPQLVW; via the coding sequence ATGGAAATCGAAAACCAATCGGTAGATTACCGTCCACTCATCCTTGTTGCGGAAGATGATGATAGCAATTTCAAGCTGATAAAAGCTATTATAGGGAAGAAATGTGAGGTACAGTGGGCAAGGAACGGTGAGGAGATTGTCTCTTTATTTCTCGAAAACCGGGACAAGGCGGATGCGATATTAATGGACATCAAGATGCCTGTCATGAACGGTTTGGATGCCACCCAACGCATTCGTCGGGAAGGCGGAACTTTGCCCATTATCATGCAGACAGCCTATGCATTCTCTTCCGATCGTGAGAATGCCATGAATGCCGGCGCTTCGGAGGTGCTGGTGAAACCGATAACACTGAGCACCTTGCGCAACTGCCTGAGCAGTTATCTGCCCCAACTGGTGTGGTAG
- a CDS encoding ABC-F family ATP-binding cassette domain-containing protein, which translates to MISIDGLAVEFGGTTLFSDISFVINEKDRIALMGKNGAGKSTLLKILAGVRQPTRGKISAPKDCVIAYLPQHLMTEDGRTVFQETAQAFAHLHEMEAEIDRMNKELETRTDYESDSYMELIEQVSALSEKFYAIDATNYEEDVEKALLGLGFTREDFDRQTSDFSGGWRMRIELAKLLLQKPDVLLLDEPTNHLDIESIQWLEDFLINNGKAVIVISHDRKFVDNITTRTIEVTMGRIYDYKVNYSKYLELRKERREQQQKAYDEQQKFIAETKEFIERFKGTYSKTLQVQSRVKMLEKLVLLEVDEEDTSALRLKFPPSPRSGNYPVIMENVGKTYGDHIVFKNANLTIERGDKVAFVGKNGEGKSTLVKCIMGEIEHEGTLTIGHNVQIGYFAQNQASLLDENLTVFQTIDDVAKGEIRNKIRDLLGAFMFGGPEESMKKVKVLSGGERTRLAMIKLLLEPVNLLILDEPTNHLDMKTKDILKQALMDFDGTLILVSHDRDFLDGLVSKVYEFGNKRVTEHLSGIYEFLEKKKMDSLRELER; encoded by the coding sequence ATGATTTCTATTGACGGACTCGCCGTAGAATTTGGCGGCACCACCTTGTTTAGTGATATATCTTTCGTTATCAACGAAAAAGACCGCATTGCCCTCATGGGAAAAAACGGAGCAGGCAAAAGCACCTTGTTAAAGATTCTTGCCGGAGTGCGGCAACCCACCAGGGGGAAAATCTCAGCGCCCAAAGACTGTGTTATCGCCTACCTGCCCCAGCACCTGATGACAGAAGACGGACGTACCGTCTTTCAGGAAACGGCACAGGCCTTTGCCCACCTGCACGAAATGGAAGCCGAAATAGACCGCATGAACAAAGAGCTGGAAACCCGCACCGACTATGAAAGCGACAGCTACATGGAACTCATCGAACAGGTGTCCGCCCTGAGCGAGAAATTCTATGCCATCGACGCTACCAACTACGAAGAAGATGTGGAAAAGGCATTGCTTGGCCTTGGGTTTACCAGAGAGGACTTCGACCGCCAGACAAGCGACTTCAGCGGTGGCTGGCGCATGCGCATCGAACTTGCCAAACTGCTGCTGCAGAAACCGGATGTGCTTTTGCTGGACGAGCCCACCAATCATCTGGACATCGAGTCCATCCAATGGCTGGAAGACTTCCTCATCAATAACGGAAAGGCGGTCATCGTCATCAGCCACGACCGCAAGTTCGTGGACAACATCACCACCCGCACCATCGAGGTGACAATGGGACGCATTTACGACTATAAAGTGAACTACTCGAAATATCTGGAACTCCGTAAAGAACGTCGCGAACAGCAACAAAAAGCATACGACGAACAACAGAAGTTCATTGCCGAGACCAAAGAATTCATCGAACGCTTCAAAGGAACCTACTCCAAAACCCTGCAAGTGCAAAGCCGCGTCAAGATGCTGGAAAAGCTGGTGCTTCTGGAAGTGGACGAAGAGGACACATCGGCATTGCGGCTCAAGTTCCCACCCTCTCCGCGTTCCGGCAATTATCCGGTCATCATGGAGAACGTAGGAAAGACCTATGGCGACCACATCGTATTCAAGAACGCCAACCTCACCATAGAGCGAGGCGATAAAGTAGCTTTTGTGGGCAAGAACGGCGAAGGTAAGTCCACACTGGTGAAATGCATCATGGGAGAGATAGAACACGAAGGAACCCTTACTATCGGCCACAACGTGCAGATAGGCTATTTCGCCCAGAATCAGGCATCCTTGCTGGATGAGAACCTGACGGTCTTTCAAACCATCGACGATGTTGCCAAAGGGGAAATCCGCAATAAGATACGCGACTTATTAGGCGCTTTCATGTTTGGCGGACCGGAAGAGTCCATGAAAAAAGTCAAAGTCCTGTCGGGCGGCGAACGTACGCGACTGGCCATGATTAAGCTGCTGCTGGAACCGGTGAACCTGCTGATACTGGATGAGCCTACCAACCATTTGGACATGAAGACCAAAGACATCCTGAAACAGGCCCTTATGGACTTCGACGGGACACTGATACTCGTGAGCCACGATCGTGACTTCCTGGACGGACTGGTCAGCAAGGTTTATGAGTTTGGCAACAAACGGGTAACCGAACATCTGAGCGGCATCTATGAGTTTCTCGAAAAGAAAAAAATGGACTCGCTCCGCGAACTGGAACGGTAA
- a CDS encoding FAD-dependent oxidoreductase: MKQYDAIIIGFGKGGKLLAAELANRNWKVAIIERSSQMYGGTCVNAGCIPTKTLIHESEQAEWLYRDNYDSQAKFYTSAVSRKNKLVSFLRDKNHEHLKSYPNITLYDGEASFMSNDTVKVAHDKKEILLQGKEIFINTGSTPILPDVEGLNESKHAFTSETLLRQSVLPKHLLILGAGTIGMEFATMYAGFGSKVTLLESGNRFMPKSDRDIAESMLEALKRKGIEVRLNVHALSMYDTANGMTLTYTDNSDGTPYFLEGDALLLATGRRAMTDGLNLHAAGVQTDAQGAIVVNGHLQTTSPHIWAMGDVRGGAMYDYLSIDDFRIITNHLFGNKKRNMDDRLPVPYVIFTDPPLAHIGTTEEEAVKRGYSIQVSRLPAAAIPRARTLQHIDGMLKVIVNAHTGRIMGCTLFCVDAPEVINLVALAMKNDLHYSVLRDFIFTHPSMSEGLNDLFKAF, encoded by the coding sequence ATGAAACAATATGACGCTATAATCATAGGGTTCGGCAAAGGCGGGAAACTGCTGGCTGCCGAACTTGCCAACCGCAACTGGAAAGTGGCAATCATTGAACGTTCCTCACAAATGTATGGAGGAACATGTGTAAACGCAGGGTGTATTCCCACTAAAACGCTGATTCACGAATCGGAACAAGCCGAATGGCTCTACCGGGACAACTACGACAGCCAAGCCAAATTCTACACATCCGCCGTAAGCCGGAAAAACAAGCTCGTATCATTCCTGCGGGACAAGAACCACGAGCATCTGAAAAGCTACCCCAACATCACGCTGTACGACGGTGAGGCATCCTTTATGTCCAACGACACCGTAAAGGTTGCCCATGACAAAAAGGAAATCCTGCTTCAAGGGAAAGAGATCTTCATCAATACAGGCTCCACCCCCATCCTGCCCGATGTGGAAGGACTGAATGAAAGCAAGCATGCCTTCACCAGTGAAACGCTGCTCCGGCAAAGCGTACTACCCAAGCACCTGCTCATTCTTGGCGCCGGAACCATCGGAATGGAGTTTGCCACCATGTATGCCGGTTTTGGAAGCAAAGTCACTTTATTGGAATCCGGCAACCGCTTTATGCCCAAGTCGGACCGGGACATAGCCGAATCCATGCTGGAAGCCCTCAAAAGAAAAGGCATTGAGGTACGGCTGAATGTCCATGCACTATCCATGTACGACACTGCCAACGGCATGACCCTGACCTATACGGACAATTCCGACGGCACTCCCTACTTCCTGGAAGGGGATGCCCTGCTGCTTGCCACAGGGCGCAGAGCAATGACCGACGGCCTCAACCTTCACGCAGCCGGCGTACAGACCGACGCCCAGGGGGCTATCGTCGTCAACGGACATCTGCAAACCACCTCTCCGCATATATGGGCAATGGGAGACGTCAGAGGAGGCGCCATGTATGACTATTTGTCCATTGATGACTTCCGCATCATCACCAACCATTTATTCGGCAATAAAAAACGGAATATGGACGACAGGCTTCCGGTGCCTTACGTCATCTTTACGGACCCTCCCTTGGCACACATCGGCACCACCGAAGAGGAAGCCGTAAAGCGCGGTTACTCGATCCAAGTGTCCCGGCTCCCGGCTGCCGCCATTCCGCGTGCCCGCACCCTGCAACACATAGACGGCATGCTGAAAGTTATTGTCAATGCACATACGGGCCGCATCATGGGATGCACCCTGTTTTGCGTCGATGCGCCCGAAGTCATCAACCTGGTGGCATTAGCCATGAAAAACGACCTGCATTACAGTGTCCTGCGCGATTTCATCTTCACACACCCCAGCATGAGCGAAGGATTAAATGATTTATTCAAGGCTTTTTAG
- a CDS encoding DUF6769 family protein, protein MKTKRYIAYFLFFISMIMLTVPVIPHHHHEDGMICMKNDLPSDGCCHHQDACNEHCCCDTGCMTTHFFQQTPNPNNSDIQPCFVWVTTLFVEPLLKLPTLPDETGIRQEFIYLESLHGTFITRATGLRAPPSVLA, encoded by the coding sequence ATGAAAACGAAAAGGTACATTGCATATTTCCTGTTCTTCATCAGCATGATTATGCTGACAGTGCCTGTCATTCCCCATCATCATCATGAAGACGGCATGATCTGTATGAAAAACGACCTGCCGTCCGACGGGTGTTGCCACCATCAAGACGCTTGCAACGAACATTGCTGCTGCGATACAGGCTGCATGACCACCCATTTCTTCCAACAGACCCCCAATCCGAACAACAGCGACATACAGCCCTGCTTCGTATGGGTAACCACCCTATTTGTGGAACCTCTTCTCAAACTCCCGACCCTGCCCGACGAAACAGGCATAAGGCAAGAGTTTATCTACTTGGAATCTCTGCATGGCACGTTCATCACACGTGCCACCGGACTTCGCGCGCCCCCTTCCGTTCTTGCTTAA